From the Odontesthes bonariensis isolate fOdoBon6 chromosome 9, fOdoBon6.hap1, whole genome shotgun sequence genome, the window CATTGATCACTTGTGCTCTCTTTCTCTGCCTCTCTGATCACATCAACTCTGCCTCTACCTTCTCGGACACACCAGTTTCACACCGAAAGAAAACCGAAACCAAAATTCAGGTGTAAACGTGAACGAATGCAAGCAGATATTTTATGCAACACTGGAAGCATGGAAGCAAAAAAGTGTTTTCTCCTCAGAGCAACACCACCTGGCATCTTACTGGGAGGTGAAGCGCTGGTCTGGGGATGATGTGGCGAGCTGTGTGACAGCAGTGGGTTGATGACGTGTGGTGGGGCAGTGATGGCGTCCATGGCCAACTTCTGCCTGAAGGCTTCCTCTTTACGCCGGTTGGCGAACCAGTTATAAACTCGCACTTCAGTGACCAGATTAGAGCCGAGGCCCTGAGCTTTGGAGGGGGAGACTCCTCTCTGAAGACACTCGGCTCTGTGGGAAACATAAAAAATGTGAAGGTTAACAATGTTTGGGTGACAGTTTTGTCGCAGGGCACCAGAGGGTGTTGTGTTCGCCTACCTGTTGCACTCCTCCACCAGCGCCTCCCTCTCCTCCTTGCTGGGGTTCTTCTGCCGCTCATAGGCCTGGTAGAGGATTTGCTGCGACGCGGGCCCCCATTTGAAACGGTTGCGTCTCATTTTCTTACAGGAGGGTTCGCTGCCGACCTCGTCACTAGGCTGACTCATGCCGTGACCAGACGGGTTGaactctgggaaaaaaaatgctggATCCTGATTGCCTTTGTCAGACATACTGCTACCTGAACCATGTGCTGCCTGGTTGAACTCTGAAAAACAAGAGGAGAGTTTCTCTTTTGTATTGTGACCGAAGCTTTCACTGCTCACCAGGAGGATCTAGCACAAGCCTATTACTGTTCTGCATGTGTATGTCCTCCACCTTGATGAGGAATCTTGATAGGTTTGAAACCCAAATAAAAGTGGCGTGCTGCTGCCAGCTACAAGCTACAGGCCGAGGCCGAGCTGTGAGAAACTCAAATATTAACTTACGTCGGAGAATTTCCCGCTGTTTCCTGACATACCAGGTGTAGAGGGCCGCTCGCTTCTGTGTTTTCATGGGCGTGCCTTTGTTGAGGTGCTGGGAGAGGTGAGACTGGTTCAGCCCCGTGATGTCCACGACCTCCCGTTGGGGGATGTTGTGCTGCTGCATGTAACCTTTGATCATGCGAGCTGCTCGCCATGGGTCCTCTCTGGGTTCATGTAAAACGCAGGAGCAGAAAACACGGCTCATTTCAACACTGAACTAGATGCGGCTTTCAAAAGGAAGTAGAACGGAAAATACCAGAATTACTCCGATTTTATAACGGTAATAAAGTCTTTTGGGTGATGTCTGGCCATAAAATCAATGCAGATACATGATGAAGTACTCTATGTATAAGAGAGAGAAATGATACTAAAACTTGACTCTCAATAGAAAAATTGTAAGCCACAGCTTAGTTTCTTCCTGCTTGCATTCTTTGTTTTTAAGGCCTCAAGTTTAAAGGCTTTGCGACGATAGTAAGTCCCCCCACAGACAACCCATTTATCTCTGCAGCCAATCCAACAGGCTGTAAATATTTTCAAAGGTTAGTTCAAGTGGATTCAGGGAGGTTGAGAAACTTGGATTTATTATTTGCCCAAATAAACTACCGATTTCAATCTGAAAAAGAGGCTGATTAGGTTTGTGTAAATTTAAATGCAAGCGAAACATTTGATCTAAATCTATAGTTTTAAACAGACTGAATAAAAACTCGATTGGAAAATAtcagatgatttaaaaaaacgtCTGGCACATTTTCCAACATGTGAAATTCTAAAACAGTCTCAGATCTTAAAAAGGTAGCCTCCATCTTTCTTAAAGAAAACTCGGATTTTCCCAGGATGatataaaattattatttaagaTCAGACGTGCTGTAAAATTATAGTGTTTAATCGTAAATAACGAGGGAGGAAATtcgaaaaaaaatatatatatccatatatTCCAGACAGttcaaatacaaacaaaaatacttCATAGGCCTGAATAATTTAGCATTAGATACGCACatgttctttacctgcagatcGAGCCCGTAGATTTATTTTTTGCCGCAGTACAAAATATAGTGAGAAATACTGGGAAGTAAGATGCCACCTTACCCTGAGATCACAGATTAGCAGCCCCAGACACACGGACATCGGTAATTATAGCAAATCTACACACGTCTGTTTGTTTTGGTGAATGTGGAGGCCTACATCTAAAGTGTGCGGGTTAAGTGGGAGATGTTAGTTTATAACTTTTGACAATGAATAACCAGATCTCCATTCACTCTAATCACACGCCACTGTGTATCTTTCAGTTGATGATTTATagaataaaattaataataactTAACTACACGTGGGTTAGTTTTGATATTCCTCCGGTCCTGTAAGCAGACAAATGAGCCTTAAATATTGTAGTTTAAGCGCTGAGTGGGGATGATTAGAAATAAATTGGTTTGTGATGAAATTACTTTACCGAAAAaggcaaatatatatataatacatttaataataataatatctatAATAATGAGGATGATAATAAGAATGataatgtattatcattattaaaTAACAATACGGATAAGAAGTTACTTCCTTCTCATGTGGCCTGCGTGCCGGCTTTTATCGCTCAGAGGAGGAGTTAATAATAAATAGATGTAAGTTCAGCTGatattttccaaaggtaaagaAAAATTAATCCATGTGGATAATTAGTAACCAGAATGTTAAAACCAAAGCGTGGCGCGTTATTTTAAAACTGTAAACAAACACAGAGGAGTGTTTTAGCTACACACGGACCTTTCTTTTCCCTTCCTTTTAGATTGAACTGTTCATTTGTTGAGTTTTCAAAGAACACGACTTTTAGAACATTTTTAAAGCTTGCGGATAATCTAATATCAGCCTTACGTGAGCGTTGGTTTTCACTCTTTCATCTAACCTCCGTAGCGCCGCGGTCTAACTGGGTtataataattaaaataatttaaaaaaaaacttttttaaggTAGGGAAACTCACGCCAGCATGCGCTCCACCTCCGCCCTCTGCTCAGCCGCCTCCTCCGTGTTGAGCGACTGGAGCTCCTTCAGTATAGGCGGGGTGTCGTAGTCGTCCCCGTCCTCGGAGCCCTCGTCCCCGGACAGCTTGCCCTTGCTGTGGCCGTTGGTGAGGGTGTGGAAAACGGGCTTAGAGTCCGCGTCCCCTCCGTTCATCTTGCCGCTCTGGGGGGGAGCGGGCGACATGGGCAGGTTCTCCAGTTTTACTCCAAAGCTCGGCTGGCTGGGGTCCATGTCGTCCAGGGCCTGGATCAGAACATCTTTAGTAACCCCAGAGTCCAGCAGGGCGCTGAGGAGCTCCTGCTGCAGGGATGTCAGCTTCGATACCATTTTAGAGAACATTAAAAACTCAACATAGGCCTGTGGTGCGCCGGGAGGGGAAAGGGAGGATGGAGGGGAATGATAGAAGCGTAAAAATAAAGTTCCTGCCTTCCTCTCAGGTCCAGGGCTGTGAGGAGTTTTCGGCCGCTGACACCTGCTCTGAGAAGCTGCTTCACTTCCCTGTTGAAGGGGAGGATGGAGCTACTTTGCCATGATGCTTTCTGAGAGCAGGGGGATATAAAACATGGTAATGAGTGGGCCGGCTGATGGGAACCTTATGTAAATCCGCAGAATAAGGGCCGCTCTGAGCAGAGGTAGACGTGTTTACACTGCTGCACTGCTGCTTTTATTGGCTCCTCTTATCAGCAAAACTTTCATGGACTTCGGACCCTGTTGTATATGCCATAAAGTCTTTTAAGAAAGGCGAGCTGCACACATTCACTCCATGGTTTTATCCCATATAAGCACCGACACGAGGCCAGTACTGGGGCCAGAAAGGAAAAGTCTGGGAGAAGCTTTATCTCCATATTTATTCGTGTCCTTTTAAAGGCGTTAAGTAGGATAGCCTAGTTGTTGATGGTATTAACCTAATTAGTTTTGGGTAGGCTAAATATTTCCCCACTGTTTAGAAGTGAAATGTGCTTATGCGTTTTTAAACTTTCTTTCAGATGGAAAACATCTAAATAGGTCCCACTTTTAGAACTACAATAAATTATTCATGTTTAATTGAACCTTGTCGGTTAAACCCATTCATCATTATTGATGAATGGGtttaacctttaaaatgtgGTACAAAAATGCCTCAAAAACAGCCTCGCTTCTCTTTTTTGCGCTCATCATCTGGAAAtatgaaaaactaaaaaatagCCAC encodes:
- the hnf1ba gene encoding hepatocyte nuclear factor 1-beta-A; this encodes MFSKMVSKLTSLQQELLSALLDSGVTKDVLIQALDDMDPSQPSFGVKLENLPMSPAPPQSGKMNGGDADSKPVFHTLTNGHSKGKLSGDEGSEDGDDYDTPPILKELQSLNTEEAAEQRAEVERMLAEDPWRAARMIKGYMQQHNIPQREVVDITGLNQSHLSQHLNKGTPMKTQKRAALYTWYVRKQREILRQFNQAAHGSGSSMSDKGNQDPAFFFPEFNPSGHGMSQPSDEVGSEPSCKKMRRNRFKWGPASQQILYQAYERQKNPSKEEREALVEECNRAECLQRGVSPSKAQGLGSNLVTEVRVYNWFANRRKEEAFRQKLAMDAITAPPHVINPLLSHSSPHHPQTSASPPMRYSQGPGEVSSSSAISHHSNAMATSQSVLQQVSPGGLDHSHSLLSPDAKMISGSGGGLPPVSTLTNIHSSHHSHQQTQNLIMPLSGVMAIAQSLNTSQSQTVPVINSVAGSLAALQPVQFSQQLHSPHQQSLMQQSPSHMSQQPFMATVTHSHMYSHKQEPPQYSHPSRFPSAMVVTDANSISTLSSMSSSKTDAPVNKMVQLGGLSWCPLQAW